The Gemmata palustris genome includes a region encoding these proteins:
- a CDS encoding SUMF1/EgtB/PvdO family nonheme iron enzyme, with amino-acid sequence MNSPTTKPLPFLLGQRLSELDTETHPEDRQRAVCGAPTESWWGAITRRAVLDRSAGADPPLRVALVCDAGLGKTTNLQWVEAHLGVSRGSSQLPVLIRLDTPGGLDLLEREYDAPGAILDYISSAISRSVGGHPPAAYRREVERLQAASRVTLLIDGLDHAFSRPGIPSVLDALLKSAGWRGCPVWVAGRPHAFDTSWELFGSPEWRFLRVEPLDPADIRTYLTLQAGGDWYHAIPSGGRGLLTVPRQLRLVAGLLQRAVDTARSKEREPLEAILELGLQTAADVYTLAYFEPGEYVDPKALVPGADDRTNRRGLIASGLVGAAERIGLRDGEKPGRGNYQARVRRVAALLGAIAFEMFCAKSHDGPPAPNTVGVTEVELPHFQEAVGRRLVTAGLGSRADYQNDFDLLMQMNTHALDFLLFREVGNKGIIWHDRTVQAFFAAYWAVNFATVGDRKQMERWVVGDEGERLSDFDEFWTFVAELPDAVVDRDTWHATLAPCYTPPQKVTGKHEWVQWHRRMIYLSFRHMRNRFPAVIDRWRESFEALSRASKSEQRIHREIEHGFRDIPAGVCPSAAGPRVKAVGERRVRAFQIHQYAVTNEMYETFDPEHRAMRWGELDEWGCFTRLKHALALRGKNLDDRCPVVNVTWYDSWCFAAWCGYRLPMELEWEYACRAGSTDLWCCGNDPRTLRDYAWFGESHSGSTHPVGGLKANMYGLYDMHGNVYEWCDTASPQSRVRVCRGGCWNDLPRDTRSAGRNKDEASGAYMTIGFRLAADQIANQQGE; translated from the coding sequence ATGAATTCGCCCACGACGAAGCCACTACCGTTTCTTCTCGGTCAACGACTGTCAGAGCTCGACACCGAAACGCATCCCGAGGATCGCCAGCGAGCCGTCTGCGGTGCCCCAACAGAAAGTTGGTGGGGTGCTATTACGCGTCGTGCAGTTCTCGACCGATCGGCAGGTGCCGATCCACCCCTGCGGGTCGCACTCGTCTGCGATGCGGGGCTGGGGAAGACGACCAACCTCCAGTGGGTCGAAGCTCACCTTGGCGTGAGCAGAGGATCGAGCCAACTCCCCGTCCTTATCCGTCTCGATACTCCCGGCGGCCTAGATCTGCTTGAACGAGAGTACGACGCTCCGGGGGCGATCCTGGACTACATCTCGTCCGCGATAAGCCGGTCTGTCGGCGGCCACCCCCCCGCCGCGTACCGGCGGGAAGTCGAACGGCTTCAGGCAGCGAGCCGGGTCACGTTATTAATTGATGGGCTCGATCACGCCTTCTCCCGTCCTGGAATTCCATCCGTGCTGGATGCGCTGCTCAAGTCCGCTGGGTGGCGTGGCTGCCCAGTGTGGGTGGCTGGTCGGCCGCACGCATTCGACACCTCCTGGGAACTGTTTGGGTCACCAGAGTGGAGATTCCTGCGCGTCGAGCCGCTGGACCCAGCGGACATTCGGACTTACCTAACTCTGCAGGCCGGCGGCGACTGGTACCACGCTATTCCCTCTGGGGGGCGCGGGCTGCTCACCGTTCCGCGTCAGCTTCGGCTGGTGGCTGGGCTGCTCCAGAGGGCGGTAGACACAGCCCGGTCGAAGGAGCGGGAGCCGCTGGAGGCCATCCTCGAGCTTGGGCTGCAGACGGCAGCCGATGTGTACACGTTAGCTTACTTTGAACCGGGCGAGTACGTGGATCCCAAGGCACTCGTGCCAGGTGCCGACGACCGGACGAACCGCCGGGGATTGATCGCATCAGGGCTGGTCGGAGCGGCCGAGCGAATCGGGCTACGTGACGGGGAAAAGCCGGGCCGCGGGAATTACCAGGCCCGGGTCCGCCGGGTGGCCGCGCTGCTGGGGGCGATCGCGTTTGAGATGTTCTGTGCCAAATCGCACGACGGACCGCCGGCACCGAACACGGTGGGAGTCACGGAGGTGGAACTGCCACATTTCCAGGAGGCGGTTGGCAGGCGGCTCGTCACAGCGGGACTGGGGTCGCGGGCAGATTACCAGAATGACTTCGACCTCCTGATGCAGATGAACACCCATGCACTCGACTTCCTGCTGTTCCGCGAAGTCGGAAATAAGGGGATCATTTGGCACGACCGCACGGTGCAGGCTTTCTTCGCCGCATACTGGGCTGTGAATTTCGCGACCGTGGGAGACCGCAAACAGATGGAGCGATGGGTCGTCGGGGACGAGGGGGAGCGACTGAGCGACTTCGACGAGTTCTGGACCTTCGTGGCGGAGTTGCCGGACGCGGTCGTGGATAGGGACACCTGGCACGCCACCCTTGCACCGTGTTACACGCCCCCACAGAAGGTCACGGGTAAGCACGAGTGGGTACAGTGGCACCGCCGGATGATCTACCTCAGCTTCCGGCATATGCGTAACCGGTTTCCCGCCGTAATCGATCGGTGGCGGGAATCGTTCGAGGCCCTATCGCGGGCCTCGAAAAGCGAGCAGCGGATTCACCGCGAGATCGAACATGGGTTCCGGGACATACCCGCTGGCGTGTGCCCTTCCGCCGCGGGCCCGCGAGTGAAAGCCGTCGGGGAGAGACGCGTTAGGGCATTTCAGATACATCAGTACGCGGTGACGAACGAGATGTACGAGACCTTCGACCCAGAACACCGGGCGATGCGGTGGGGGGAGCTGGACGAGTGGGGCTGCTTCACCCGTCTGAAGCATGCCCTGGCGTTGAGGGGAAAGAACCTCGATGACCGCTGCCCGGTGGTCAATGTCACTTGGTACGATTCCTGGTGTTTTGCCGCATGGTGCGGGTACCGCCTCCCGATGGAACTGGAGTGGGAGTACGCCTGCCGGGCTGGGTCGACCGACCTGTGGTGCTGCGGAAACGACCCCCGCACGCTGCGAGACTACGCGTGGTTTGGCGAGTCCCACAGCGGCTCGACACACCCGGTGGGTGGGCTCAAAGCCAATATGTATGGCCTGTACGACATGCATGGTAATGTTTACGAATGGTGCGACACGGCTTCGCCTCAGTCACGAGTTCGCGTGTGCCGCGGGGGGTGCTGGAACGACCTTCCGAGGGACACCCGGTCGGCTGGCCGGAACAAGGACGAAGCTTCCGGAGCGTACATGACAATTGGGTTCCGGCTGGCCGCGGATCAGATCGCCAATCAACAGGGAGAATGA
- a CDS encoding tyrosine-type recombinase/integrase produces MPRKPFIRAFDGWWYAQISVGSKRKQVKLVKGKENEREAYRTFCPLVADEGQVNPATANQSVATVCDFFLDASRRAHKPDTFEWHRYYLQSFCDRFGRLMTADVKSYHVTKWLDAHPDWKNSRRHAIGVLKRAFNWAEEQGYITANPIRGVKKPRGGKRQRILAPEERQQILDAIPDESFRQFVFAMQETGCRPGEVAAVTVGQVTQRFGPASSSARVKDEAGPNR; encoded by the coding sequence ATGCCTCGTAAGCCTTTCATTCGCGCGTTCGACGGGTGGTGGTACGCCCAAATTTCCGTCGGCAGCAAGCGCAAGCAGGTCAAACTCGTCAAAGGGAAAGAAAACGAACGGGAGGCGTACCGCACCTTCTGTCCCCTCGTCGCCGACGAGGGCCAAGTCAACCCAGCCACAGCAAATCAGTCCGTCGCAACTGTCTGTGATTTCTTCCTCGATGCCAGCCGGCGGGCGCACAAACCGGATACGTTCGAGTGGCACCGGTATTACCTCCAGAGCTTTTGCGACCGCTTCGGGCGCCTGATGACGGCCGATGTGAAGTCGTACCACGTCACCAAATGGCTCGACGCGCACCCCGACTGGAAGAACTCCCGGCGCCACGCCATCGGGGTTCTGAAGCGGGCGTTCAATTGGGCCGAGGAGCAGGGGTACATCACCGCCAACCCGATCCGCGGGGTGAAGAAGCCCCGGGGCGGGAAGCGACAGCGGATTCTGGCCCCCGAGGAGCGTCAGCAGATTCTCGACGCGATCCCCGACGAATCGTTCCGCCAGTTCGTGTTCGCGATGCAGGAGACCGGGTGCCGTCCGGGTGAGGTGGCGGCGGTCACGGTCGGGCAAGTGACCCAACGGTTTGGCCCCGCCTCGTCCTCAGCCCGTGTGAAGGACGAGGCGGGGCCAAACCGTTGA